A region from the Thermodesulfobacteriota bacterium genome encodes:
- a CDS encoding Hsp20/alpha crystallin family protein, with product MAIITIRTGRILGDIHRDMLKMLGDVFNTAGMMPPNRAWVPPVDIYETEKEVIVLVESAGVKQESLDITLYKDLLRIAGLREGESGSRSRKFYQMEIAYGAFERVLRLPSAVESAEASASYKNGLLSITLPKIRKTLRVEIA from the coding sequence ATGGCAATTATTACCATCCGCACCGGCAGGATATTGGGAGATATCCATCGGGATATGCTCAAAATGCTGGGCGACGTCTTCAATACGGCTGGAATGATGCCGCCTAATAGGGCCTGGGTCCCGCCGGTAGATATCTATGAGACCGAGAAAGAGGTCATAGTCCTGGTTGAATCGGCGGGAGTCAAGCAGGAAAGTCTGGATATAACCCTGTATAAGGACCTGCTCCGGATCGCCGGCTTGCGTGAAGGCGAGAGCGGCTCCCGGTCCAGAAAATTTTACCAGATGGAGATAGCCTATGGCGCCTTCGAGCGGGTGTTAAGGCTTCCTTCTGCCGTGGAAAGTGCTGAGGCCTCGGCCTCCTATAAAAACGGTCTGTTATCCATAACCCTGCCTAAAATCAGAAAGACCCTTCGTGTGGAGATAGCATAG
- the rmuC gene encoding DNA recombination protein RmuC translates to MTAETILIFLTILLIAGIGALLLFREIRTLKEKTSTTSLLQEQLLEIIRQIGDMRDQQAQGQVRHLETVQTQFATIVGTFNTQLGELTAQLNQGQGETLKSLNQRLEDTTRTLNDQLGRLLQTMNEQLTQTQGNIGQQLQGATEVISKVQLRLGELFETAKHMQELGKDISRLQDILRAPKLRGGIGEYLLEDLLSQILPQRNYETQYAFKSGEKVDVLIRLGSNTVPVDAKFPLESFERLRQAETEAERKKAKREFMTSVKARIDEIARKYIKPDEGTYDFALMYIPAENVFYEVIVKDEELGEEKSIASYALERHVVPVSPNSFYAYLMAIAFGLRGFHIEKQAQEIRGSIGELQKLFGIFYEQFTAVGRNIDLAHRKYEEAHKRAEKIHDQMAGITGQALHLEGERTLPSSVDKKED, encoded by the coding sequence GTGACTGCTGAAACTATCCTTATCTTTTTGACCATCCTGCTTATTGCCGGAATCGGGGCCTTATTATTGTTCCGGGAGATACGCACCCTGAAAGAAAAGACCTCCACCACCTCCCTTTTACAAGAGCAGTTGTTGGAAATCATACGGCAAATAGGTGACATGCGTGACCAACAGGCGCAAGGTCAGGTCAGGCATCTGGAAACCGTGCAAACCCAGTTCGCTACCATAGTGGGCACATTCAATACCCAGCTTGGCGAACTGACCGCACAACTTAACCAGGGTCAGGGGGAGACATTAAAAAGCCTGAACCAACGGTTAGAAGATACTACGCGCACCCTTAATGATCAGTTGGGGCGGCTCCTTCAGACCATGAACGAACAACTTACCCAGACCCAGGGAAACATAGGCCAACAGTTGCAGGGGGCTACGGAGGTAATATCCAAGGTTCAGTTACGCCTGGGGGAATTATTTGAAACCGCTAAACATATGCAGGAACTGGGCAAGGATATCAGCCGGCTGCAGGATATCCTCAGGGCTCCCAAACTACGCGGAGGAATCGGCGAATATCTCCTGGAAGACCTTCTGTCTCAGATACTGCCCCAGCGCAACTACGAAACGCAGTATGCCTTTAAATCCGGGGAAAAAGTAGATGTCCTGATCCGTTTAGGCAGCAACACCGTACCGGTGGACGCCAAGTTTCCCCTGGAGAGCTTTGAACGTCTGCGACAGGCTGAAACCGAAGCAGAACGTAAGAAAGCCAAAAGGGAATTTATGACTTCGGTGAAGGCCAGAATAGATGAAATCGCCCGTAAATATATAAAGCCGGACGAAGGCACTTATGACTTCGCCCTCATGTATATCCCGGCCGAAAACGTATTTTATGAAGTGATCGTAAAAGATGAAGAACTGGGAGAGGAAAAATCCATTGCCTCTTATGCCCTGGAAAGGCATGTTGTTCCTGTTTCTCCCAACAGTTTCTACGCCTACCTTATGGCCATAGCCTTCGGCTTAAGGGGATTCCATATTGAAAAACAGGCGCAGGAGATACGGGGCAGCATAGGTGAACTGCAAAAACTGTTCGGCATCTTTTACGAACAGTTTACGGCCGTAGGTCGGAATATAGACCTCGCCCATCGCAAATATGAAGAAGCACACAAACGTGCAGAAAAGATACACGACCAGATGGCCGGCATAACCGGCCAGGCCTTGCACCTGGAAGGGGAACGGACACTGCCTTCGTCCGTGGATAAAAAAGAAGACTAA
- a CDS encoding cold-shock protein yields MAEGKVKWFNEKKGFGFIEQEGGPDVFVHHSAIQGAGFKTLREGQKVTFEVQQGPKGPQAVNVVGE; encoded by the coding sequence ATGGCGGAAGGTAAAGTGAAGTGGTTTAATGAGAAGAAAGGCTTTGGTTTTATTGAGCAGGAGGGCGGTCCTGATGTCTTTGTGCATCACTCTGCTATCCAGGGCGCCGGGTTTAAGACCCTGCGCGAGGGTCAAAAGGTAACCTTTGAAGTCCAGCAGGGTCCCAAGGGACCCCAGGCCGTTAACGTCGTTGGTGAATAG
- a CDS encoding TrkH family potassium uptake protein: MPPVFQRYLQKLHHAHILILSFLVIDIIGAGMLYLPISHTTQPISLVDAVFTSTSALCVTGLTVLDTTKSFSTFGQMVILTLIQVGGLGVMTFSVFLFLSMGRGISVRGRWSMQESFTPAPITDIHTLIKSIFLFTFLVEGTASILLALCFWRDYPFPTALYHGFFHSISAFCNAGFSTFSNNLMNYTGHAGVNLTICANIIMGGLGFPVIYELYQRIKGHPERRALSLHTRMVIVTTGILILTGTLLFWAFEANNVLAHRPFYEKCLISLFQSITPRTAGFNTVDTASLTDSCLYIIILLMFIGASPGSTGGGIKTSTLAVLTALVWNKLRGRPYVHVFNRTIPSEVVMRSISLYMLSVFTVLTIHMLMLFSEMACPASHPARGCFLTYLFETISAFGTVGLSMGVTPYLNSMNKLILSALMFMGRVGILTFAYVIVRRERPGFEFRYSEEKVMIG, translated from the coding sequence TTGCCTCCCGTATTCCAGAGATATTTACAAAAGCTCCATCACGCCCATATTCTGATCCTGAGCTTCCTGGTCATAGATATTATCGGGGCAGGTATGCTATATCTACCCATATCCCACACCACTCAACCCATCTCTCTCGTCGACGCCGTCTTTACCTCTACCTCCGCCCTTTGTGTGACCGGTCTGACCGTCCTGGATACCACAAAATCCTTTAGCACTTTCGGACAAATGGTTATCCTTACCTTAATTCAGGTAGGCGGGTTAGGGGTTATGACCTTTTCTGTTTTTCTATTCCTCTCTATGGGGCGGGGGATAAGCGTCCGGGGGCGCTGGTCGATGCAGGAATCGTTTACCCCTGCACCCATTACAGACATACATACCCTGATAAAATCCATTTTTCTTTTTACTTTCTTGGTGGAAGGGACTGCTTCTATTCTTCTGGCCTTGTGCTTCTGGAGGGACTATCCATTTCCGACCGCCCTGTACCATGGCTTCTTTCATTCCATATCCGCCTTCTGCAATGCGGGGTTTTCCACCTTTAGCAATAATCTCATGAACTACACCGGCCATGCGGGTGTCAATCTCACTATATGTGCGAATATAATCATGGGCGGTCTGGGGTTTCCGGTCATATACGAGCTTTACCAGCGAATAAAGGGTCACCCGGAAAGGAGAGCGCTCTCTCTGCATACCCGTATGGTTATCGTCACCACCGGGATACTGATTTTAACCGGAACCCTGCTCTTCTGGGCGTTTGAAGCCAATAATGTCCTGGCCCATCGTCCATTTTATGAAAAATGTCTCATCAGCCTCTTCCAATCCATAACCCCCCGGACCGCAGGGTTTAATACAGTCGATACCGCTTCCCTCACAGACAGTTGCCTCTATATAATCATCCTCCTGATGTTTATCGGCGCCTCCCCCGGATCGACGGGCGGCGGGATCAAAACCAGCACCCTGGCCGTACTGACCGCCCTGGTCTGGAACAAATTGCGCGGGAGGCCGTACGTGCACGTCTTCAACCGGACCATCCCTTCTGAAGTGGTCATGCGGAGTATCTCCCTGTATATGCTCTCGGTATTTACCGTACTGACCATCCACATGCTCATGCTCTTCAGCGAAATGGCATGCCCGGCTTCGCATCCGGCCAGAGGCTGTTTTCTTACGTATCTCTTTGAAACCATCTCGGCCTTTGGCACGGTAGGGCTCTCCATGGGGGTTACCCCTTATCTCAACAGCATGAATAAGCTCATTTTAAGCGCCCTCATGTTCATGGGCCGGGTAGGGATACTGACCTTTGCCTATGTAATAGTCAGAAGAGAGAGGCCCGGATTTGAATTCCGTTATTCAGAAGAAAAGGTTATGATTGGTTAA
- a CDS encoding TrkA family potassium uptake protein: MRRFAVIGLGKFGFHLAKALFEDGHEVIAIDKDKDRVQEIQPFSTQAVVADIAHKEILKTLGMDQMDAVLVSIGEDIAASILVTLYLKELKVKQILVKAMNEDHGKILERIGATEVIYPEKAMALKTARSLSTPNILDFIPMVENYTLVELAPPTAFIGKTLSGLDLRVRHNVYVIGVKEVLTDNFILVPPADFVVKDSDILFVIGHRDNIAKLEKL, translated from the coding sequence ATGAGAAGATTTGCCGTGATTGGCCTGGGAAAGTTCGGCTTCCACCTGGCTAAGGCCCTGTTTGAAGATGGACACGAAGTCATAGCTATCGATAAGGATAAGGACCGGGTACAGGAAATTCAACCCTTTTCCACCCAGGCGGTGGTTGCTGACATTGCGCACAAGGAAATATTAAAAACCCTGGGGATGGATCAGATGGACGCAGTGCTGGTCAGCATCGGAGAAGACATTGCCGCCAGCATCCTCGTCACCCTCTACCTTAAGGAGCTAAAGGTCAAACAGATTTTAGTGAAGGCCATGAATGAGGATCATGGCAAGATACTGGAACGAATCGGCGCTACCGAGGTAATCTACCCGGAAAAGGCAATGGCCCTGAAGACGGCGAGGAGTCTCTCTACACCGAACATCCTGGACTTCATCCCCATGGTAGAAAACTACACCCTGGTAGAATTGGCGCCCCCTACCGCCTTTATCGGGAAGACATTGAGCGGTCTTGACCTGCGGGTGAGACATAACGTCTATGTCATCGGCGTAAAGGAAGTCCTTACTGATAATTTTATCCTGGTTCCACCTGCCGACTTTGTAGTAAAAGACAGCGACATACTATTTGTAATTGGCCACAGGGACAACATCGCAAAATTGGAGAAGTTATAG
- a CDS encoding methylated-DNA--[protein]-cysteine S-methyltransferase: MEENAEIHGPVITQIREYFAGRRRIFSVPMDVTGTTFQKTVWEAIRAIPYGETRSYQEIARAVGKVKAARAVGQAAGANPLPFIIPCHRVIGSTGKLVGFSSGLNLKTKLLTLENAYKEKRSCPFPKPD; the protein is encoded by the coding sequence TTGGAAGAAAATGCCGAAATACACGGCCCGGTCATAACCCAGATCAGGGAATATTTTGCCGGCAGACGCCGCATCTTCTCTGTGCCTATGGATGTAACAGGGACCACCTTCCAAAAGACGGTCTGGGAGGCCATAAGGGCCATTCCTTACGGTGAGACCCGCTCTTATCAGGAAATAGCAAGGGCTGTCGGAAAAGTGAAGGCGGCCCGTGCTGTAGGACAGGCAGCAGGCGCCAACCCACTCCCGTTTATAATACCATGCCATCGCGTCATAGGAAGTACCGGTAAACTCGTCGGCTTTAGTTCCGGCCTGAACTTGAAAACAAAGCTCCTCACCCTGGAAAATGCGTATAAGGAGAAGAGATCATGCCCCTTCCCAAAACCGGATTGA
- a CDS encoding vitamin B12-dependent ribonucleotide reductase, with protein MPLPKTGLKLTANALTVLQKRYLKKNEQGQTVETPEQMFRRVARAVAAADAIYDQKTDVKKTEDTFYRMMTEFLFMPNSPTLMNAGRRLGQLAACFVLPVEDSIDSIFEAIKQTAIIHKSGGGTGFSFSRIRPANDVVRTTQGVSSGPVSFMTVFDIATETIKQGGTRRGANMGILRVDHPDIEQFINAKQLTDKLNNFNISVAITAEFMRALANGEEYDLINPRNGHKVKSVPAVHIFNQIVEAAWATGEPGIIFLDRINRYNSTPQLGDIEATNPCGEQPLLPYEACNLGSINLSRFVKADEIDYADLKKIIHHAVHFLDNVIDINKYPLPQIESMSKANRKIGLGVMGFADMLIQLGIPYNSKDAVRTAETVMSFISRESKLASADLAKKRGNFPNYKGSIYDNPKTPFMRNATTTTIAPTGTISIIAGCSSGIEPLFAVSFVRRVLDGSELLEVHPYFKKEAKKAGILTKELMEDIAQGGSIQGIPEIPDSLKKVYMTAMDISPKWHIRLQAAFQKHTDNAVSKTINFPSTASIEDVHKVYLLAYEQGLKGLTIYRYGSRKGQVLSFKKEGEKKEIVPRARPMRTTGITERMRTGCGNLYITINSDEKGICEVFAQIGKAGGCAASQIEAIGRLISLALRSGLKVEAIIRQLSGIRCPSPIWDQGKMILSCPDAVARAIANVTNLPITPHDKTMGACPDCGGSLESEGGCLVCRSCGFSRCD; from the coding sequence ATGCCCCTTCCCAAAACCGGATTGAAACTGACCGCAAATGCCCTCACTGTCCTGCAAAAGCGCTATCTTAAAAAAAACGAGCAGGGCCAGACTGTAGAGACACCGGAACAGATGTTCCGCCGCGTGGCCCGCGCCGTGGCCGCTGCCGACGCCATCTATGACCAAAAGACCGACGTTAAGAAAACGGAAGATACCTTTTACCGGATGATGACCGAATTCCTCTTCATGCCCAACTCACCCACCCTGATGAATGCCGGCCGCAGGCTGGGACAACTCGCCGCTTGTTTCGTCCTGCCTGTAGAAGACTCAATCGACAGCATCTTTGAGGCCATCAAACAGACCGCCATAATCCACAAAAGCGGAGGGGGAACCGGGTTCTCCTTCTCCCGTATCCGTCCGGCCAATGATGTGGTACGCACGACACAGGGCGTATCCAGCGGCCCGGTTTCTTTTATGACGGTTTTTGACATAGCCACGGAGACGATCAAGCAAGGGGGGACCCGCCGCGGGGCTAATATGGGAATACTCCGTGTGGATCACCCCGATATAGAACAGTTCATAAATGCCAAACAGCTGACGGATAAGCTCAACAACTTTAACATCTCAGTGGCCATAACCGCCGAATTCATGCGGGCACTGGCTAACGGCGAAGAATATGACCTTATCAACCCGCGGAATGGACATAAAGTAAAATCTGTCCCCGCCGTCCATATCTTTAACCAGATAGTCGAGGCCGCCTGGGCCACCGGCGAGCCGGGGATAATCTTCCTCGACCGTATAAACCGGTACAATTCCACTCCACAACTGGGCGATATAGAGGCCACCAATCCCTGCGGTGAGCAGCCCTTACTCCCCTATGAAGCCTGTAATCTTGGCTCCATCAACCTCTCCCGCTTCGTTAAGGCGGACGAGATAGATTATGCCGACCTTAAAAAAATAATACATCATGCCGTGCACTTCCTGGATAATGTTATAGACATCAATAAATATCCCCTGCCGCAGATCGAATCCATGAGCAAGGCCAACCGCAAAATAGGCCTGGGGGTAATGGGATTTGCCGACATGCTCATACAACTGGGTATTCCTTATAATTCAAAGGATGCGGTTAGAACGGCAGAGACCGTCATGTCTTTTATCTCGCGTGAATCCAAACTGGCCTCAGCCGATTTAGCCAAAAAGCGCGGCAACTTTCCCAACTATAAAGGCAGCATATACGATAATCCCAAAACCCCCTTTATGCGTAATGCCACCACTACAACTATCGCCCCTACCGGCACGATCAGCATCATCGCCGGTTGCTCCAGCGGTATAGAGCCGCTTTTTGCCGTCTCCTTTGTGCGCCGCGTCCTGGATGGAAGCGAGCTATTGGAAGTACACCCCTACTTCAAGAAAGAGGCTAAAAAGGCCGGTATCCTTACCAAAGAGCTTATGGAGGACATCGCGCAAGGCGGCTCCATTCAAGGCATCCCGGAAATTCCGGATTCACTGAAGAAGGTCTATATGACGGCCATGGACATCAGCCCGAAATGGCACATCCGGCTGCAGGCCGCCTTCCAGAAACATACAGATAATGCCGTTTCCAAGACCATCAATTTTCCCTCCACAGCCTCTATCGAAGATGTGCACAAGGTCTACCTTCTGGCTTATGAACAGGGATTGAAAGGGCTGACCATCTATCGCTACGGCAGCCGGAAGGGTCAGGTGCTAAGTTTTAAAAAAGAGGGAGAAAAAAAGGAAATCGTCCCGCGTGCCCGGCCTATGCGCACCACAGGCATTACAGAACGTATGCGTACCGGATGCGGCAACCTGTATATCACCATAAACTCGGACGAAAAGGGAATATGTGAAGTGTTTGCCCAGATAGGCAAGGCCGGTGGTTGCGCTGCCTCTCAAATAGAGGCCATCGGCAGGCTTATCTCTCTGGCTTTACGTTCCGGCCTCAAGGTGGAGGCGATCATCAGACAACTTTCAGGAATACGTTGTCCATCGCCTATCTGGGATCAGGGTAAAATGATCCTTTCCTGCCCTGACGCTGTGGCCCGCGCCATAGCTAATGTGACCAATCTTCCCATCACGCCGCACGACAAGACCATGGGGGCCTGCCCGGACTGTGGGGGATCTCTGGAATCCGAAGGCGGATGTCTCGTATGCCGGTCCTGCGGATTTTCCCGATGCGATTAG
- a CDS encoding lytic transglycosylase domain-containing protein: protein MANTRFNFSTIAVSLGLFIVAVFFLIFITGQSPVRTVGVVPIFELPTGLSFCGEPVPLERQDVREMLDREFVISVYDHAQVIMWMKRANRYFPYIEKRLKERNMPGDLKYVVVVESALKTYAFSGAGAAGPWQFMEKTAKRYGLRVDDWIDERLNFERATEAALDYFGDLYQKFGSWTVAVAAYNCGEDRMNRDITGQNVNNFYGLNLPLETERYIFRGLAAKVILSAPELYGYNVPEKSLYPPLEYDRLDFKASGEVHLRNIASACGTTFKAVKEINPQIRNSTIPAGCYALNVPKGTAEQFKANFASALSRGKRDNILICKKKDRDK, encoded by the coding sequence GTGGCTAATACCAGATTTAATTTTTCCACGATAGCGGTCTCTTTGGGCCTTTTCATTGTAGCAGTATTTTTCTTAATCTTCATCACCGGCCAGTCTCCGGTTAGAACTGTGGGTGTTGTGCCCATTTTTGAATTGCCCACCGGTCTAAGCTTCTGTGGTGAGCCGGTCCCTCTTGAAAGGCAGGACGTCCGGGAGATGCTGGACCGGGAATTTGTTATTTCCGTTTATGACCATGCCCAGGTCATCATGTGGATGAAGCGCGCCAACCGGTACTTTCCTTATATCGAGAAAAGGCTTAAAGAACGGAATATGCCGGGTGACCTCAAATATGTAGTCGTAGTCGAAAGCGCGCTGAAGACCTATGCCTTCTCCGGTGCAGGGGCGGCCGGCCCATGGCAATTTATGGAAAAGACCGCAAAACGTTATGGACTGAGGGTCGATGACTGGATTGACGAACGGTTGAATTTTGAGCGGGCTACCGAAGCTGCCCTGGATTATTTCGGAGATCTTTATCAAAAGTTTGGCAGCTGGACTGTGGCCGTAGCGGCATATAATTGCGGCGAAGACCGGATGAATAGGGACATTACCGGGCAGAATGTTAATAATTTTTATGGTCTTAACCTGCCCCTGGAGACAGAGCGGTATATCTTCCGGGGATTGGCCGCAAAGGTAATTCTTAGCGCCCCCGAACTCTATGGTTATAACGTGCCTGAGAAGAGTCTTTACCCTCCTCTGGAATATGATCGTCTTGATTTTAAGGCGTCAGGCGAGGTACATCTGCGTAACATAGCCTCTGCATGCGGTACGACCTTCAAGGCCGTCAAGGAAATAAACCCGCAAATAAGGAACAGCACTATCCCTGCGGGATGCTATGCCCTAAATGTGCCCAAGGGGACGGCGGAACAGTTTAAGGCTAATTTTGCAAGCGCCTTGTCCCGGGGTAAGCGGGATAACATCTTGATTTGCAAGAAGAAGGACCGGGATAAGTGA
- the thiL gene encoding thiamine-phosphate kinase has protein sequence MARLKSYLTGADLKAIGEQGILSILKKNFSRVERPDVLRGIGEDCAVIPISRTRCLLVTTDTLVEGIHFRLNYTPPYLLGKKAMAVNLSDVASMGGAPTHAFLNLALPEEMPVSFVRQLVQGINFWCRRYSVPVIGGDTVSCPYGVVLTITVLGKGYKGKIALRSGAGEGDLIFVSGCLGDAAAGLALLEGKRKPDPAYRRLFRAQLDPIPQLELGRYLAGHKLASAMIDLSDGLATDLAHIAEESGVAAEIDAGTLPISTACRKLAKESGSSALAWALFGGEDYGILFIVSPGNAEKIKREMKSLTRVGPFCVGKIVKGRGVFLREGGYKKDITHKGYDHFAKRQP, from the coding sequence ATGGCAAGATTGAAATCATACCTGACCGGGGCCGATCTAAAGGCCATAGGTGAACAAGGGATATTATCTATCCTAAAGAAGAACTTTTCCCGTGTGGAGAGACCGGATGTCCTGCGCGGTATCGGCGAGGACTGTGCTGTAATCCCCATAAGCCGTACCCGGTGTCTGTTGGTGACCACAGATACGCTGGTTGAAGGCATCCATTTTCGCCTGAACTATACCCCTCCCTATCTCCTGGGTAAGAAGGCTATGGCCGTTAATTTGAGCGACGTGGCCTCGATGGGAGGGGCGCCTACCCATGCCTTTTTAAACCTGGCCCTGCCTGAAGAGATGCCTGTATCCTTTGTGCGCCAATTAGTTCAGGGCATCAATTTCTGGTGCCGGCGTTATAGCGTGCCCGTTATCGGCGGAGATACGGTCTCCTGCCCCTATGGTGTCGTGCTCACTATAACCGTACTGGGTAAGGGATATAAGGGGAAAATCGCCTTACGGTCCGGGGCCGGGGAGGGAGACCTTATCTTTGTTTCCGGCTGCCTGGGTGATGCAGCGGCCGGGCTGGCCTTGCTGGAAGGAAAGCGTAAGCCGGATCCGGCCTACCGGAGACTTTTTAGGGCACAACTGGATCCCATACCACAACTGGAGTTGGGAAGATACCTGGCCGGGCATAAGCTGGCTTCGGCCATGATCGATCTCTCGGATGGTCTGGCTACTGACCTGGCGCATATTGCCGAAGAGAGCGGTGTAGCCGCAGAAATTGACGCCGGGACACTTCCGATTTCTACTGCCTGCCGCAAGCTGGCCAAAGAATCCGGCTCTTCTGCACTGGCCTGGGCCCTTTTTGGGGGGGAGGATTATGGTATTTTATTTATAGTTTCACCGGGTAATGCCGAAAAGATAAAAAGAGAAATGAAATCCTTGACCAGAGTAGGCCCGTTCTGTGTGGGTAAGATAGTCAAGGGGAGGGGTGTTTTTTTGCGGGAAGGCGGATATAAAAAAGATATCACCCATAAAGGGTACGATCATTTCGCAAAAAGGCAACCTTAA
- the ndk gene encoding nucleoside-diphosphate kinase, with translation MERTLSIIKPDGVSKRLIGEVIKRFEKNDLRIVAIKMVHLSKKEAEGFYAVHRERPFFDSLTGFMSSGPIGVMVLEGKGAIKKNRDLMGATNYKEAKPGTIRHEFASSIEQNIVHGSDSPETAATEIAYFFNALEIFDY, from the coding sequence ATGGAACGAACCCTATCTATCATCAAACCTGACGGCGTTTCGAAAAGACTTATCGGTGAGGTCATCAAGCGTTTTGAGAAAAATGACCTCCGTATTGTGGCTATAAAGATGGTGCATCTGAGTAAGAAGGAAGCCGAGGGTTTTTATGCGGTGCATCGGGAGAGACCATTCTTTGACAGTTTGACGGGCTTCATGTCCTCAGGACCGATCGGAGTTATGGTCCTGGAGGGAAAGGGGGCTATAAAGAAAAATCGGGACCTGATGGGCGCTACCAATTACAAGGAGGCCAAGCCTGGGACTATCCGGCATGAGTTTGCCTCGAGTATAGAGCAAAATATCGTGCACGGGTCTGACAGCCCGGAGACGGCGGCTACCGAGATCGCCTATTTTTTTAATGCCCTGGAGATATTTGATTACTAG
- a CDS encoding PilZ domain-containing protein has translation MQRKDVSERRCNERVLLSVPQELGVEKAKNVYLVGLSAHGAEIACLEEPRWDGALQFCLQLPEGMHTLSITSEVVWQRKERAWHAGIRFVSLSEMDRQILEAYVDYLKRENVLLEARKTINMHLGTFIRNFERLLELKDLWGGISKIPDQEPRPRYLH, from the coding sequence ATGCAGAGAAAAGATGTGAGCGAAAGGCGCTGTAATGAAAGAGTTCTTCTCTCCGTGCCGCAGGAGTTAGGCGTAGAAAAAGCAAAAAATGTTTACCTGGTAGGCCTCTCTGCCCATGGGGCGGAGATAGCCTGCCTGGAAGAGCCCCGGTGGGATGGAGCCTTACAGTTTTGCCTTCAGTTGCCGGAAGGCATGCATACCCTTTCTATTACGAGCGAGGTAGTCTGGCAGAGAAAGGAAAGGGCCTGGCATGCCGGAATTAGATTTGTTTCTCTCTCCGAAATGGACAGACAAATACTCGAGGCTTACGTAGATTATTTAAAACGGGAAAATGTACTCCTGGAGGCCCGCAAGACCATCAACATGCACCTGGGGACATTTATCAGAAATTTTGAACGGCTTCTTGAGCTTAAGGATTTATGGGGAGGCATAAGTAAAATCCCGGATCAGGAACCAAGACCCCGGTATCTGCATTAG
- a CDS encoding sigma 54-interacting transcriptional regulator translates to MQKIKTKDMGRQMNVTILGHPTYVSRLTRFFEVIGASDGSLLLTGPFGCGKEIWLDYVIANSKRSQQAIIKVNCAELAGSDATREIFADTAESPLGRAQGGTLVLDEAQYLPIATQASLGKFLEDRKVSDRRTGESRFIDTRIMAMATDRKALASMLMYRFTYRVSISPLAGRKEDIPYLLKGLLRDTSIRYMRYIALLKLFYNRWDGNVRELKSYLAQTMAYYQSTAAEKFHAAGLWGEVSTRYFQDVFAEETWYYDYNFEEDFRRYFSEILTRTTFREEIINEGLVVPLEKKDASYLALNIWEEDFEEKAWRIYRKFAEYLEKCKAGVIKDTGL, encoded by the coding sequence ATGCAGAAGATAAAAACTAAAGATATGGGAAGACAGATGAATGTAACGATTCTCGGCCATCCAACTTATGTTTCCCGTCTGACGAGATTTTTTGAGGTTATCGGGGCCAGCGATGGATCATTGCTGCTTACGGGGCCATTTGGCTGCGGCAAGGAAATCTGGCTTGATTACGTGATTGCCAATAGTAAACGGAGTCAGCAGGCCATCATAAAGGTCAACTGCGCCGAACTGGCCGGGTCCGATGCTACGCGGGAGATATTTGCGGATACTGCCGAGAGTCCGCTTGGCCGGGCGCAGGGAGGCACACTGGTATTGGATGAAGCCCAATATCTGCCTATAGCTACACAGGCAAGCCTGGGCAAATTTTTAGAAGACCGGAAGGTGTCGGATCGACGTACGGGAGAATCACGTTTTATTGATACACGCATAATGGCTATGGCTACAGACAGGAAGGCCTTGGCGTCTATGCTTATGTATCGTTTTACCTATCGGGTGAGCATCTCTCCCCTGGCCGGGCGTAAAGAGGATATCCCGTATTTATTAAAAGGGCTTTTACGGGATACATCCATACGCTATATGCGCTATATCGCCCTCTTAAAATTATTTTACAACCGTTGGGATGGGAATGTAAGGGAATTAAAAAGTTATCTTGCCCAGACTATGGCCTATTACCAGTCCACTGCGGCAGAAAAATTCCATGCCGCAGGCCTCTGGGGTGAGGTTTCCACCCGCTACTTCCAGGATGTTTTTGCCGAGGAGACCTGGTACTATGATTACAATTTTGAAGAGGACTTCCGGAGATATTTTTCAGAGATCCTTACCAGGACGACCTTCCGCGAGGAGATCATAAATGAGGGGCTGGTGGTGCCCTTAGAGAAAAAAGACGCCAGTTATCTTGCGCTAAATATCTGGGAGGAGGATTTTGAAGAAAAGGCCTGGCGTATTTATCGCAAGTTTGCAGAATATCTGGAGAAATGCAAGGCCGGTGTAATTAAGGACACCGGACTATGA